The sequence below is a genomic window from Mycobacterium sp. ITM-2016-00316.
GGAATGCGCCGCTACCTCGCCGCGGCGGTGCTGTACGGCGCGGTGATCAGCGCGGCCACCATCGCGGGCGCGTGCGTGCTGGCCCGGGTGGTCGCGGGGGTCATCACCGACCCCGGCACCCGCGCGCTCGGGCACTGGACCACCGAGCTGACGCTGCTGGCCGGTGTGTGGGCGGCGCGGGTTGTCGCACAACGCCTTCAGGCCGGCCTGAGCCAGCGAGCGGCCACCGCGGCAATCGGAGAGCTGTCCACGAACGTACTGCGTGCGGTGACCGCGCTGCCGCCGCAGCGATTGCAGGAGGTGCGCGACGAGGCCACCGTCGTGGTCACCCGTGGCCTGGACGGGCTACGGCCGTACTTCACCGGCTACCTGCCCGCGGTCATCTCGGCCGGGATTCTCACCCCCGCAACCGTCGTGGTGCTCGCCGTCACCGATCTGCAGGCTGCCGCTGTGGTGGCCGTCGCCCTGCCGCTCATCCCGTTGTTCATGGTGCTCATCGGGCGTCTGACGGCCGACCGGTCTGCCGCTGCGCTGACCGCCATGACCACCCTGCAGTCCCGGTTGCTGGACCTCGTCGCCGGGATACCGACCCTGCGGGCGCTAGGCCGGGCATCCGGGCCCGCGCACCGTATCTCGGAACTGAGTGCCGCACACCGTCGGTCGGCGATGGAAACACTGCGCATCGCCTTCCTGTCGGCGGCGGTGCTCGAGCTGATCGCCACCCTCGGTGTCGCCCTGGTCGCGGTCAATGTGGGCCTGCGGCTGGTGTTCGGCGAGATGACGCTCGTCGCGGCGCTGACGGCGCTGCTGCTGGCCCCGGAGGTCTTCTGGCCGTTGCGTAGGGTCGGCGTGCAGTTCCACGCCGCTCAGGACGGCAAGGCGGCCGCCGGCGCCGCCCTGAAACTGCTCGACGCCCAACCCCGGCACCGCACCGGGATCCGGGTGCCGGCCGCCGCGCATATCGGGATCGGTCTGCAGGGGCTGTCGGTCGCCGGGCGGGACGGCCTGGCACCCGAGGACCTGAGCGCCACCATGGCGCCCGGCCGCGTCACCGTGCTCACCGGACCCAACGGCGCCGGGAAGAGCACCGCGGTGGCCGCCATCCTGGGGTTGACCGAACCCACCTCGGGCCGGGTGCTGATCGACGGTGTCGACATCGCCGATGTCGATCTGGCGCACTGGTGGCGCCGCGTCTCGTGGCTCCCGCAGCGCCCGGCGTTGCTGCCGGGCACCGTACGCAGCAATCTGGAGATGTTCGGCCCGTTGGCCGATATCGACGCTGCCTGCCGGGCGGCGGCGTTCGACGAGGTGCTGGCCACCCTGCCCGACGGCCTCGACGAGGTCATCGGGCGCGGCGGCACCGGACTGTCCCTGGGGCAACGCCAGCGTCTCGGGCTGGCGCGGGCGCTGGGGTCCGACGCGCCGGTGCTGCTCCTCGACGAGCCGACCGCGCACCTCGACGGTGACGCGGAAGCACGTGTGCTGTCGGCGATCTCCGCCCGGGCCGCGGCCGGTGCGACCGTCGTGGTGGTCGGCCACCGCGGACCGGTCCTCGCCATCGGCGACGATGTCGTGCGACTGGACGGTGCACATGTCTCTCCGTGAGGTGTGGCTGCTCCTGCAGCCCCGCGCCGCGCGCCTGTTGCTCGCGGTGCTGTTCGGCACCCTCGCGCTCGGCAGCGCGCTGGCGCTGGCCACCGTCGCGGCCTGGCTGATCACCCGAGCCTGGCAGATGCCGCCGGTGCTCGACCTGACGGTGGCCGTCGTGGCGGTCCGGGCACTCGGCATCTCCCGCGGGGTGTTCAGTTACTGCGAGCGACTTGCCATCCACGACACCGCATTACGCGCCGCGGGTACCACCCGGGTCGGCCTGTACCGCAGGCTGATCGAGGTGCCTCCCGAGACCGCGCTGCGTTGGCACAGCGGCGATCTGGTGGCCCGGGTCGGCGCCTCGGTCGACGACCTCGCCGATGTCCTGGTGCGCGCCATCCTGCCGATGGCCGTGGCCACCGTGCTCTCCGGCGCGGCGGTCATCATCATCGCGGTCATCTCACCGCCGGCGGCGGCGATCCTGGCGGTGAGTCTGCTGCTGGCCGGCGTGGCCGCACCGTGGCTGTCGGCGCGGGCCGCTGCCGCCACCGAAGCGCTGGCCGCCCGACACCACAGCGCCCGCGACACGGCGACCGTGCAGGCGCTGGAGCATGCGGCCGAACTACGGGTGTCGGGTCGCCTCGATGAGGTGATCGCCGAATCTGCCCGGGAACACCACGATCTGGGGCGCGCTCAGGACCGCGCGGCGGCGCCCGCCGCGTCCGCGAGCGCGGTGTCCACGGCTGCGGTCGGGATTTCGGTGCTCGGTGCCGTCATCGTCGGGATCATGATTGCCGGGCACACCAGCCCGATGTCGCTGGCCATCTTGATGCTGGTGCCGTTGTCGGCGTTCGAGGCAACCGCGGCGCTGCCCGCAGCCGCCGCCCAACTGGTGCGCTCCCGGATCGCCGCCCGCAGGCTCACCGACCTGACCGCGCCGGTGTCGCCCACCCGGCACCGGCCCGAAATCGGCCAGGTGAACCTGTCCCCCGGTGACCGGCTTGCCGTGCTCGGCCCGAGCGGATGCGGGAAGACCACCCTTCTGATGTCCATCGCCGCCGGCTACCCCGAGAGCCCGTTGACCGCAGCGTTCTTCGCCGAGGATGCACACCTGTTCGACACCACGGTGCGGGACAACCTGCTGGTGGGACGCGGCGACGCCACCGACGAGCAGCTGACCACGGCGCTGCACGATGTCGGGCTGGGCGGGTGGCTGGCCGGGTTGCCCGACGGGCTGTCGACCATGCTGACGGGCGGAGCCGCCGCCGTCTCGGCCGGGCAGCGCCGGCGCCTGCTGCTGGCCAGAGCGCTCATCTCGGACTTCCCGATCCTGCTGCTCGACGAGCCGACCGAGCATCTCGACGCCGCCGACAGCGATCGCCTCATCACCGAGTTGCTCGCCCCGGGAGGCTTGCTGGCCGCCGACCGGACCGTCGTCGTCGCCACCCATCATCTGCCCGCCGAACTGGATTGCCCGGCGATCCGGCTCGGCTCGGAGAGAGGCCCAGCCCGGTAGTCTGGACCGTCATGAGCTCCCCAGGGCCGTACCCCGCGCCGCACGCGCCCTATCCCGCGCAATATCCGCCGTACCCCGGCCATCCGCCGATGGGACCCCGCAACCAGCTGGGCACCTGGGCACTGGGGCTGGCCGTGCTGGCGCTGCTGTTCTCGTGGAGCATCGTCGGCGGTGTCGTCGGCGGCGCGATCGCGGTGGTGCTGGGATTCGCCGGGCGTGGCCGGGCGACGCGCGGTGCGGCCGACAACGGCCCCATCGCGAACGCCGGGATCGGTTTGGGCGCACTGGCCGTCATCGTCGGGGTGGCCTTCGTCCCGGTCTGGATCGGCTTCTTCACCGAGGCCGGCATGGGCGACTACGTCAGGTGCATGGAGCAGGCCGGCGCCGACCGCACCGCACAGGGACAGTGCGAGAACACCTTCCGCGAGCGGGTCGAGCGGGAATACGGTCTCTCCGGCGGCTAACGCGCCGGGAAATACTTGACGATCCCTTCCTGCATCACCGTCGCCAGCGCCTCGCCGCGCTCATTGAAGAAGTGTCCGCCGCCCAGTCCGCGCGAGGCGGCAGCCACCGGCGACGACGTCGAGTACAGCACCCACTCGTCGAAGCGGATCGGTCGGTGAAACCACACCGTGTGGTTCATGGTCACCGCGAAAATCCGGTCGTAACCCCAGGACAGGCCGTGCGTGGTGATGATCGAATCGAGCACCGTGGTGTCCGAGGAGTAGACCAGGGCGCCGGCGTGCAGCACCGGGTCATCGGGCATCGGGCCGTCGGCGGTCAGCCACACCCGGTTGTGGTCGAGTTGACCGCCCTTGTCCCGCATCACCCAGGCCGGGTCATTGGTGTAGCGCCACTGAATGGGCCGCAGCGCACTGACGAAATGCGGCACCGTCTCCTCGTAGCCCACCAGGAGTTCATCGATGGTGGGCAGCGAGTCCGGGGCGGGTACCTGGGGTGCGGCGATGTTGTGCTCCAGCCCACGGCCACCGGCAAGATGCGAGACCAGCGCGGTGCCCAGCAGCGCGCCGTCCTGGGTGACGTCCACCCTGCGATTGGTGAACCGCCGTTCGTCGCGCAGGCGAACGACCTCGAACTCGAGGTCTTTCTCGGTGTCGCCACCGGCGATGAAATGCATCGACAACGTGCTCGGCGGCAGGTTGTCGGGCACCGTGCGACTCGCGGCCACGAAGGCCTGCGCCATCATCTGCCCACCGAAGGTGCGTACCGGGTTGCGGCTCGGATGCGTGCCGGTGAACGCATCCTCGCCGACCCGGGTGAGATCGAGAACCGTCAGCAGTTCCTGCAGATGCTCCGCCGACAAGTCTGGCTCCGGTCTCTAGTGGTCGTCCTCGCCGATCCGGTGGACGTGGATCAGGTTGGTCGAGCCTACTGTGCCAGGCGGCGCGCCAGCGACGATGACCACCAGGTCACCGCGCTTGTAGCGGCCCAGGTCCAGCAACGACTGATCGACCTGCCGGATCATGCCGTCGGTGGTGTCGATGTGCGGCACGATGAACGTCTCGGTGCCCCAGGTCAACGCCAGCTGACTGCGCACCTCGGGTAGCGCGGTGAACGCCAGCAGCGGCAGCGGCGTGTGCAGCCGGGCCAACCGGCGCACGGTGTCACCGGACTGGGTGAACGCGACCAGCGCCTTGGCCTCCAACCGCTCGCCGATATCGCGGGCGGCATAGGAGATGACGCCGCGCTTGGTGCGCGGCACGTGGGTCAGTGGCGGCGCCTCGGTGGAGTTCCCCTCGACCGCCGACAGGATGCGGCCCATGGTCCGCACCGCTTCGAGCGCGAACTTGCCCACCGACGTCTCACCGGACAGCATCACCGCGTCGGCGCCGTCGAGCACCGCGTTGGCCACATCGGAGGCCTCCGCACGGGTGGGACGCGAGTTCTCGATCATCGACTCCAGCATCTGGGTGGCGACGATCACCGGCTTGGCGTTCTCCCGCGCCATCTGGATGGCGCGCTTCTGCACCAGCGGCACCTCTTCGAGCGGCAGCTCGACGCCCAGGTCACCGCGGGCCACCATGATGGCGTCGAAGGCCAGCACGATCGCCTCGAGGTTCTCGATCGCCTCGGGCTTTTCCATCTTGGCGATCACCGGGACCCGGCGCCCCACCCGGTCCATGACCTCGTGGACCAGCTCGACATCGGCGGGCGAGCGCACGAACGAGAGCGCCACCAGGTCGACGCCGAGCCGCAGCGCGAATTCCAGGTCCTCGATGTCCTTCTCCGACAGCGCGGGCGCCGAGACGTTCATCCCGGGCAGCGACATGCCCTTGTTGTTACTGACCTTGCCGCCCTCGGTGACGGTGCACACAACGTCGTCACCGTCGATGTGTTCGACGACGAGACCGACGTTGCCGTCGTCGACCAGGACACGGTCGCCGGGCGTGGCGTCCTTGGCCAGTCGCTTGTAGGTGGTGCTCACCCGGTCGTGGGTGCCCACGCAGTCCTCGACGGTGATACGGATGGTCTCACCGTTCTTCCACACCGTGGGGCCGTCGGCGAAGCGCCCCAGCCGGATCTTGGGTCCCTGCAGGTCAGCGAGGATGCCGACGGCCCGACCAGTGGAATCGGAGGCCGCCCGGACCCGCCGGTAGGACTCCTCGTGGTCGGCGTAGTCGCCGTGGCTGAAGTTCAGTCGTGCGACGTCCATGCCCGCCTCGACCAGGGCACGTACCGACTCATCGGTGGAGGTTGCCGGGCCGAGGGTACAGACGATCTTTCCGCGTCTATTCACGTCGCATGAGCATAGTCGTTAATCGATTCAGATGACGGCCAGAGGGAGAGCACCGGGCCGCACGGGTGCCGGCAGGTCGGAGTCCCCCATGAGGTAGGCGTCCACCGCCTGGGCGGCGCTGCGGCCCTCGGCGATGGCCCAGACGATCAGCGACGCGCCCCGGTGCGCGTCGCCGCACACGAAGACTCCGGGCTCCTCGGTCTGCCAGTCCGATCCGCAGGACAGCGTGCCGCGGCCGTTGCGCCGCAGCCCGAGACCATCCAGCAGCGCCATCTCCTCGACACCCTCGAACCCGATGGCCAGCAGCGCCAGGTCACACGGCAGTTCGATGGGATCCCCGACCGGGGTGATCACGCGGCGGCCGAGACCGTCCCGCTCGACCTTGACCTCGGCGATCTGCATGGCCCGCACGTTGCCCTGCTCGTCGCCGAGGAACCGCTGCACGGCCACCTCGAAGCGCCGGGCCCCGCCCTCGGCGTGCGCCGGCGAGGTGCGCAGCAGCAGCGGCCAGGTGGGCCACGGCGAGCGCTCGTCGTCGCGCGCCTCCGGCGGTGCCGGGTTGTAGTCCAGCTGGGTCACCGAGATGGCGCCCTGCCGGTGCGCGGTGCCCAGGCAGTCTGCGCCGGTGTCGCCGCCACCGATGATGACGACGTGCTTGCCGGCGGCGGTCAGCTCGGCGGGGCCGTCACCCTCGCATTCCTTGTTGGCGGGTACCAGATGTTCCATCGCCAGATGCACACCGTTGAGTTCGCGCCCCTCGACGTCGTTGTCCCTGCCCTTCAGCGCACCGACGGCCAGCACGATGGCGTCGTGCTGGGCCCGCAGCGCCTCGATCGAAAGATCGACGCCGACCTCGCATTCGGTGACGAAACGCGTTCCCTCGGCCCGCATCTGGGACAGCCGCTGGTTCAGCGTCGCTTTCTCCAGCTTGTACTCCGGGATGCCGTAGCGCATCAGCCCGCCGATGCGGTTGTCACGTTCGTAGACGGTGACATGATGCCCGGCCCGGGTGAGCTGCTGGGCGGCAGCCAGCCCGGCCGGGCCCGAACCCACCACGGCCACACTGCGTCCCGACGTGATGGCCGGCGGCTGCGGCTCCACCGAACCCGTCATCCAGGCGTGGTCGACGATGGACTGTTCGATCCGTTTGATGGTGACGCTGCCGCCGGTGGTCTCCTCGGCGATCGACAGCACGCAGGCCGCCTCGCACGGAGCCGGGCAGAGCCTGCCGGTGAACTCCGGGAAGTTGTTGGTTGCGTGCAGGCGGTCGCTGGCTGCGTCCCACCGCCCGCGACGCACCAGATCGTTCCACTCCGGTATCAGATTGCCCAGTGGGCAACCCGCAGTTCCCGAGTGGCAGAACGGGATTCCACAGTCCATGCAGCGACGGGCCTGCTGGGATACCTCGCCGGCCCGCTCGTGAGGATCCTGACTCTCGTACACCTCATGCCAGTCGCCGACCCGCTCGTCGACCGGCCGCTTGGCCGCGTCCAGCTTGCGCACCCTCAGAAAACCGTTCGGATCAGCCACGGCTGGCCTCCATGATCGCGGTGTCCACGTCTCGCCCTTCGGCCTTTGCCATCCGGGTGGCGCGCAGCACCCGCTCGTAATCGGTCGGCATGATCTTGGTGAACTGCGCGCTGCGGCGCGGCCAGTCCGCCAGTAGCGAGCCCGCAACGGTGCTCCCGGTGGCCTGCGCGTGCCGCGCCACCACGTCGTGCAGCCAGGTCAGGTCCTCGGGGTCGAGGCGCTGCAGATCCACCATCTCGGTGTTCACTTTCGCCGGATCGAGGCCGAGCACGAAGGCGATACCGCCCGACATCCCGGCCGCCATGTTGCGTCCGGTGTCGCCGAGCACCACCACCCGCCCACCGGTCATGTATTCGCAGGCATGGTCGCCGCAGCCCTCGACGACGGCCAACGCACCGGAGTTGCGGGCGCAGAAGCGCTCCCCGACCCGGCCGCGCAGAAAGACCTCGCCGGAGGTGGCCCCGAACAGCAGGGTGTTGCCGGCGATGACGTTGTCCTCGGGCAGGAACAGCACATCATCGGGCGGTCGGACGATGACGCGGCCACCCGAAAGGCCCTTGCCCACATAGTCGTTGGCGTCACCGATCAGGTCCAGGGTGACACCCGGGGGCAGGAATGCGCCCAGCGACTGCCCGGCCGAACCGGTCAGCGTGACATGGATGGTGTCATCCGGCAGACCGTCGGCACCGTAGCGACGGGTCACCTCCGACCCCAACAGCGTGCCCACCGTGCGGTTGACGTTGCGCACCGGCAGTTCCAGCCGGACCGGGTGTGCGTCCTCCAGAGCGCCGTCGGCGAGCGCCACCAGCGTCTGGTCCAGTGCCTGGGCCAGACCGTGATCTTGATCGCGCGACCTGCGGCGCGCAGTGATCTCGGCGCCGTGCGCATCCGTCGGGACCGCGAAGATCGGGCTGAGGTCCAGGCCGTGACTCTTCCAGTGCGCGACACCTTCGGCGGTGTCGAGCATCTCGACCCGGCCGATCGCCTCGTCGAGACTGCGGAAGCCGAGTTCGGCGAGCATCGTCCGGATGTCCTCGGCGATGAACTGGAAGAAGTTCTCCACGAACTCGGGTTTGCCGTTGAACCGCGCGCGCAGTTCCGGATTCTGGGTGGCCACCCCGACCGGGCAGGTGTCCAGGTGGCAGACCCGCATCATGATGCAGCCCGCGACCACCAGTGGCGCGGTCGCGAATCCGTACTCCTCGGCACCCAGGAGCGCAGCGACCATGACATCGCGGGCGGTACGCATCCCGCCATCGCACTGCACGGTGATGCGGTCACGTAGGCCGTTGAGCATCAGTGTCTGCTGAGTGTCGGCCAGGCCGATCTCCCAGGGTGCCCCGGCGTGCTTGAGCGAGGTCAGCGGCGCCGCGCCGGTGCCGCCGTCATACCCGGAGATCAGCACGACGTCGGCGTGCGCCTTCGAGACGCCCGCAGCCACCGTACCGACACCCACCGAGCTGACCAGCTTGACGTGGATACGGGCCTGGTCGTTGGCATTCTTCAGGTCGTGGATCAGCTGCGCCAGATCCTCGATCGAGTAGATGTCGTGGTGCGGCGGCGGTGAGATCAAACCCACTCCCGGAGTGGAATGCCGGGTCTTGGCGATATTGGGATATACCTTGTACCCCGGAAGCTGGCCACCCTCACCGGGTTTGGCGCCCTGTGCCATCTTGATCTGGATATCGGTGGCATTCACCAGGTAGTCGCTGGTCACACCGAACCGCCCGGACGCCACCTGCTTCACGGCGCTGCGCCGCCTGAGGTCATACAGCCGGTCGGCGTCCTCGCCGCCCTCACCGGAGTTCGAGCGTCCGCCCAGCTTGTTCATCGCAATGGCCATCGTCTCGTGCGCTTCGGCAGAGATGGACCCGTAGCTCATGGCGCCGGTGTTGAACCGCGTCACGATCGCTTCCGCCGATTCGACTTCCTCGAGCGGCACGGGTGCGCGTACTCCGGTCTTGAAGCCGAACAGGCCGCGCAACGCGCCACCCTCACGGGAGAGCCTGTTGACCTCCTCGGAGTACTTGGCGAAGACGTCGTGGCGTCCGGTGCGGGTCGAATGCTGCAGCAGGAAGACCACTTCCGGGGTGAACAGGTGCAACTCGCCATCGCGGCGGAACTGGTACTCCCCGCCGACCGACAACCGCCGGTAGGCACGTTCGGTGGGATTCTCCGGATAGGCGCGACGATGCCGGAACCTGACCTCTTGGGCCAGCACGTCCAAGCCGATGCCGCCGAGTTGCATCGGGGTGCCGGTGAAGTACTCGTCGATGACGGCGCGGTCCAGCCCGATCGCCTCGAACGCCTGGGCGCCGGTGTAGGAGGACACCGTCGAGATACCCATCTTGCTCATCACCTTCATCACGCCCTTGCCGAGCGCAGTCAGGTAGTTGCGCGCCGCGGTGGCCGGCTCGATACCGGTGAGCTCCCCTTCGCGGATCAGGTCCTCGATCGATTCGAAGGCCAGGTACGGGTTGACCGCTGCGGCGCCGAAACCGATCAGCATCGCAATATGGTGCACCTCGCGGGCATCACCGCTTTCCACCACCAGCCCGACACCGGTGCGTTCCTTGGTGTGCACCAGGTGGTGGTGCACCGCGGAGACGGCCAGCAGCGACGGTATCGGAGCCTTGGTGT
It includes:
- the cydD gene encoding thiol reductant ABC exporter subunit CydD, with the translated sequence MRRYLAAAVLYGAVISAATIAGACVLARVVAGVITDPGTRALGHWTTELTLLAGVWAARVVAQRLQAGLSQRAATAAIGELSTNVLRAVTALPPQRLQEVRDEATVVVTRGLDGLRPYFTGYLPAVISAGILTPATVVVLAVTDLQAAAVVAVALPLIPLFMVLIGRLTADRSAAALTAMTTLQSRLLDLVAGIPTLRALGRASGPAHRISELSAAHRRSAMETLRIAFLSAAVLELIATLGVALVAVNVGLRLVFGEMTLVAALTALLLAPEVFWPLRRVGVQFHAAQDGKAAAGAALKLLDAQPRHRTGIRVPAAAHIGIGLQGLSVAGRDGLAPEDLSATMAPGRVTVLTGPNGAGKSTAVAAILGLTEPTSGRVLIDGVDIADVDLAHWWRRVSWLPQRPALLPGTVRSNLEMFGPLADIDAACRAAAFDEVLATLPDGLDEVIGRGGTGLSLGQRQRLGLARALGSDAPVLLLDEPTAHLDGDAEARVLSAISARAAAGATVVVVGHRGPVLAIGDDVVRLDGAHVSP
- a CDS encoding glutamate synthase subunit beta codes for the protein MADPNGFLRVRKLDAAKRPVDERVGDWHEVYESQDPHERAGEVSQQARRCMDCGIPFCHSGTAGCPLGNLIPEWNDLVRRGRWDAASDRLHATNNFPEFTGRLCPAPCEAACVLSIAEETTGGSVTIKRIEQSIVDHAWMTGSVEPQPPAITSGRSVAVVGSGPAGLAAAQQLTRAGHHVTVYERDNRIGGLMRYGIPEYKLEKATLNQRLSQMRAEGTRFVTECEVGVDLSIEALRAQHDAIVLAVGALKGRDNDVEGRELNGVHLAMEHLVPANKECEGDGPAELTAAGKHVVIIGGGDTGADCLGTAHRQGAISVTQLDYNPAPPEARDDERSPWPTWPLLLRTSPAHAEGGARRFEVAVQRFLGDEQGNVRAMQIAEVKVERDGLGRRVITPVGDPIELPCDLALLAIGFEGVEEMALLDGLGLRRNGRGTLSCGSDWQTEEPGVFVCGDAHRGASLIVWAIAEGRSAAQAVDAYLMGDSDLPAPVRPGALPLAVI
- the pyk gene encoding pyruvate kinase is translated as MNRRGKIVCTLGPATSTDESVRALVEAGMDVARLNFSHGDYADHEESYRRVRAASDSTGRAVGILADLQGPKIRLGRFADGPTVWKNGETIRITVEDCVGTHDRVSTTYKRLAKDATPGDRVLVDDGNVGLVVEHIDGDDVVCTVTEGGKVSNNKGMSLPGMNVSAPALSEKDIEDLEFALRLGVDLVALSFVRSPADVELVHEVMDRVGRRVPVIAKMEKPEAIENLEAIVLAFDAIMVARGDLGVELPLEEVPLVQKRAIQMARENAKPVIVATQMLESMIENSRPTRAEASDVANAVLDGADAVMLSGETSVGKFALEAVRTMGRILSAVEGNSTEAPPLTHVPRTKRGVISYAARDIGERLEAKALVAFTQSGDTVRRLARLHTPLPLLAFTALPEVRSQLALTWGTETFIVPHIDTTDGMIRQVDQSLLDLGRYKRGDLVVIVAGAPPGTVGSTNLIHVHRIGEDDH
- a CDS encoding ATP-binding cassette domain-containing protein yields the protein MSLREVWLLLQPRAARLLLAVLFGTLALGSALALATVAAWLITRAWQMPPVLDLTVAVVAVRALGISRGVFSYCERLAIHDTALRAAGTTRVGLYRRLIEVPPETALRWHSGDLVARVGASVDDLADVLVRAILPMAVATVLSGAAVIIIAVISPPAAAILAVSLLLAGVAAPWLSARAAAATEALAARHHSARDTATVQALEHAAELRVSGRLDEVIAESAREHHDLGRAQDRAAAPAASASAVSTAAVGISVLGAVIVGIMIAGHTSPMSLAILMLVPLSAFEATAALPAAAAQLVRSRIAARRLTDLTAPVSPTRHRPEIGQVNLSPGDRLAVLGPSGCGKTTLLMSIAAGYPESPLTAAFFAEDAHLFDTTVRDNLLVGRGDATDEQLTTALHDVGLGGWLAGLPDGLSTMLTGGAAAVSAGQRRRLLLARALISDFPILLLDEPTEHLDAADSDRLITELLAPGGLLAADRTVVVATHHLPAELDCPAIRLGSERGPAR
- the gltB gene encoding glutamate synthase large subunit yields the protein MLFSALPKAQGLYDPDNESDSCGVAMIADIGGRRSHGIVSDGLTALEHLEHRGAAGAEPNSGDGAGILIQLPVELLAAVVDFDLPQPNAAGANTFAAGICFLPQDPDARAAECARIEAIAAEEHLEVLGWREVPIDPDGAEVGATAVGCMPYMAQLFVTSSGGCGGIDLDRRVYPLRKRAEQGAVYFPSLSSRTIAYKGMLTTMQLPQFFPDLRDDRCVSAIAIVHSRFSTNTFPSWPLAHPFRFVAHNGEINTVRGNRNRMHAREAKLSSTLIPGDLSRLSPICPRDGSDSASFDQVLELLHLGGRSLPHAVLMMIPEAWENNATMDPARRAFWQFHASLMEPWDGPACVTFTDGTVVGAVLDRNGLRPGRWWRTIDNRIILASESGVLDVPSAEVVAKGRLEPGKMFLIDTAAGRIVSDDEIKDELAGAHAYGEWLHAGLLDLKTLPDRVRVQPNHESVVRRQVSFGYTEEELRVLLTPMAASGAEPLGSMGTDTPIAVMSQRSRLLYDYFVELFAQVTNPPLDAIREAVVTSMSRVMGPEENLLEPTAASCRQIRLGWPVLDNDDLNKIVHVNDDGEQPGLRTAVLRALYDVERGGEGLAEALEELRIRACEAIAKGARTLVISDRDSDHTKAPIPSLLAVSAVHHHLVHTKERTGVGLVVESGDAREVHHIAMLIGFGAAAVNPYLAFESIEDLIREGELTGIEPATAARNYLTALGKGVMKVMSKMGISTVSSYTGAQAFEAIGLDRAVIDEYFTGTPMQLGGIGLDVLAQEVRFRHRRAYPENPTERAYRRLSVGGEYQFRRDGELHLFTPEVVFLLQHSTRTGRHDVFAKYSEEVNRLSREGGALRGLFGFKTGVRAPVPLEEVESAEAIVTRFNTGAMSYGSISAEAHETMAIAMNKLGGRSNSGEGGEDADRLYDLRRRSAVKQVASGRFGVTSDYLVNATDIQIKMAQGAKPGEGGQLPGYKVYPNIAKTRHSTPGVGLISPPPHHDIYSIEDLAQLIHDLKNANDQARIHVKLVSSVGVGTVAAGVSKAHADVVLISGYDGGTGAAPLTSLKHAGAPWEIGLADTQQTLMLNGLRDRITVQCDGGMRTARDVMVAALLGAEEYGFATAPLVVAGCIMMRVCHLDTCPVGVATQNPELRARFNGKPEFVENFFQFIAEDIRTMLAELGFRSLDEAIGRVEMLDTAEGVAHWKSHGLDLSPIFAVPTDAHGAEITARRRSRDQDHGLAQALDQTLVALADGALEDAHPVRLELPVRNVNRTVGTLLGSEVTRRYGADGLPDDTIHVTLTGSAGQSLGAFLPPGVTLDLIGDANDYVGKGLSGGRVIVRPPDDVLFLPEDNVIAGNTLLFGATSGEVFLRGRVGERFCARNSGALAVVEGCGDHACEYMTGGRVVVLGDTGRNMAAGMSGGIAFVLGLDPAKVNTEMVDLQRLDPEDLTWLHDVVARHAQATGSTVAGSLLADWPRRSAQFTKIMPTDYERVLRATRMAKAEGRDVDTAIMEASRG
- a CDS encoding DUF4190 domain-containing protein; the protein is MSSPGPYPAPHAPYPAQYPPYPGHPPMGPRNQLGTWALGLAVLALLFSWSIVGGVVGGAIAVVLGFAGRGRATRGAADNGPIANAGIGLGALAVIVGVAFVPVWIGFFTEAGMGDYVRCMEQAGADRTAQGQCENTFRERVEREYGLSGG
- a CDS encoding acyl-CoA thioesterase II; its protein translation is MSAEHLQELLTVLDLTRVGEDAFTGTHPSRNPVRTFGGQMMAQAFVAASRTVPDNLPPSTLSMHFIAGGDTEKDLEFEVVRLRDERRFTNRRVDVTQDGALLGTALVSHLAGGRGLEHNIAAPQVPAPDSLPTIDELLVGYEETVPHFVSALRPIQWRYTNDPAWVMRDKGGQLDHNRVWLTADGPMPDDPVLHAGALVYSSDTTVLDSIITTHGLSWGYDRIFAVTMNHTVWFHRPIRFDEWVLYSTSSPVAAASRGLGGGHFFNERGEALATVMQEGIVKYFPAR